DNA from Spirochaetota bacterium:
TTATGAAAAAGGCTTTCGTCATCGTGATCGCCCTCGCGGCAATCGCGTTTATCGGGTGTTCGAGCATCGATGTCACCATTTCCAGGAAAACCGACGTCAGTAAAAAGATGAAAAAGGTGGCCGTGCTCCCGTTCGACGTCAAGGGGGCCGCATGGGGTGACGAATTCGCGGACGCCATAACCAATCAATTTTTTAAAACCGGCAAGATCGAGGTCGCCGAGAGGGAAGCGATTGAAAAAATCCTGAAAGAACAGAACCTGAGCATGACCGGTATCGTCGAGGACAACGAGCAGGCAACGAGGGTAGGCCAGCTCCTGGGGGCCGATGTCATCATCATAGGACGCGGATCGGCGCTTCAGCATTCAATGGACGGCAAATCCATCCAGAACCTTATCGATACCTTTACCCTTAAAGCGCTCAGCGTGGAGAAGGGTGAATTGCTTTTCACCGTGCGCAAGGAGCCGGGTTCGGCATGGGACTGGAGATACCGTTCCAAGTTTTGTCTCAGTCTTTCCTTGATCTGGGATAGAGAGGACGTGCTCGTAGACAGCTCCCGTTACGACGACATCTCCAAGCAGATCGTAAAACAAGTCCTCGAGGCGATTAAAGAAATCGAGGACATGAAAAAAGCCAAGGCAAAATGAAGCTTGCAACGCAACTGGGCGTTCTGCTGCTCCTGATCCTGATGCCGGCCATGGCGCTCGGCACCGAGTTCGACGAGCTGGATAAGGCACCCGAGGGCGCGCACAAGGGTCAGATGCTGCTGGGCGGATTTATCGCCTTTGGATCCCCCAGCGGCAGCATCATCGATGGTGAAAACAGCTTTGTTAGTGACAGCACGTACACTTTCACGAACGGGGTGACGAAGGAATTCCAGGTTTCACATCTCGCCTTTGGCATGGGCGTCACGTTCGAGTATATGCCCATCGACTATATCGGAGCGAAGGCCCGTCTCAAGAGGACCTATATTTCACAAAAAACCGATTTCGGTCCGGACTACCGCAACTGGCAGGGAACCGTGTACCAGGATTTTTCCCTGTATGTCGGGCCTTCCTTTCATACTACGGTACGCAAGCGCTGGGATTTCACGCTCACACCAATGCTCGGGTATGCATATGGCACGTTCAAGGGGGCTCCCATAGCGAATTCCATCCTGACGAGCGTGACCGGCAGTTCGGAGCAAACAGTAAGCGGCATTACCTATGGTGCGGAGCTGAACTGCACAATCTATTTCAGCGGGGGGCTTTTTGTATCGCTTGGAGCCGATTGGACGCGCAATCCCATCAATTTAAATTCAAAAATCACGTTAAGCAATTCGGATAAGCCTGGCTATAAATACATGAACGGCGCGGGCAGCGGTACCATCGACTCGCTGTGCTTCATCCTCACCGCCGGCTACGCGTTCTCAAACTAAACCCGTTCTATTCCATTCAATCACGCCGCAATACTTCATTGCGAGCAGCGCATTCAACGTAATAAATCCCGTGCCGTCCGTACCCGCCCGGGATTTTTTCTCAAAGAGCATACCCGCACCATAAGCTTCCAGGGGCCAGGTACCACCGGCTTCCTGACCTGCAACCAGATGATTGAACGCAGGTACGGTACGAGGGTCCGATGCGAATCCCGCCCGTGCCGCGAGCTGGAGCCCCATGAGCGCATCATAGTGGGACATCACCGGGTATCCGGATTTCAGGTAATCGGCCCCGCGCAGGCCGCAGCATACCGGCTCTTCGAATCGTTCCGGGCCCATGAAAAATCGATGATTTAGAAAATATTCCGCTCCCCGGGCAATGCTCTTCTCCAAATCCCCGCCCGGTTCGAGGTTCCTTGCCTCAATAAGGGCCGCCAAACATGAAGCAGTCGCCCTTACGCAGCTTCGCGTTCCGGCATCTTCCTCGCGATCGCGTTTTCCGTCACCGGACCTGCGAAGGAAGATGAGAGAGGCCATGTCCAGGACACCCGCCAGCGGACAATGCAGCCAGCCCCCATCGTGTCTCTGGTGCTTCTTTATCCACCCTATGCCGCGCGCAATCCGGGCGTCGGTGATCCCCGCCCGGACCATCCAGCGCATAAGGTCGCCCGTCCTGCATGAAACTTCCCGGGCCGGTTTCCAGTTCAGAGTTATTCCGCCTGAATCAAGCTGGGAGCGTTGAAGCAGGAATTCTGCGCTTTTCGCGAGCGTGTCATCCCGCGCATCCAGACCCCTCGCCGCGGCCTCACAGAAGTACCACATTGTACCACGGTACAAGATATCAAAGTGCGCGGCATCTCCCATGACGCCCGCATTCCCGACAGCCTTCAGTTCGAGGATTCTTTCAGATTTGGCCAGCCCGCGGTATGCTTCTTCCAGTACTACGCCCCCCGGGCTTTCTTCCAGCAAGTCCCTGAGCACGAGATAGCGTACCTCCGGTGCAGAGGACGCGAGCAGAAACCGCAACGGATTATCATGGAGATGGGCGGGCATAGTAAAGCCGGGAGCGCACCCCGGTCAGCGTTTCTTGTCTTTCAGGCGCGCATAATTCTGCTGGATAACCTGGTTATCGGGATTTTTCTCCGTGGCCTTCTGGTAGCTGGCAAGCGCATCCTCGTCTTTTCCAAGGTATTCGAAGCTCAGTCCCAGGTTGTTCAGGATTTCGGATGACGCCGGCGCGATGGAGTGCGCGGCGGCGAACGCAATATTCGCGTTCGAGTACCTGTTCATCTTTACGAGCGTCATTCCCAGGCCGTTGTAGGCAATATATAATTCCGGGTTGAGCGCGATCGCTTTTTCGAAATATTCCTTCGCCTTGGGGTAATTCCCCAGCCCGTAATTGACCTTTCCCAGCAGGAAATACACCAGCGGATGCTTCTGGAGTGTCAGGGCCTTCGTCGCGGACGCCTCGGCGTCCCTGAAACGCTTCGCGTCGATCAGGATCAGGGCGATATCGATCTGGGGATCGAGTATGTCCTTTTGAATGTCGGCGCATTTTTTCAAATGGAGAATCGCGTTATCGAAATTGCCCAGCTTCCAGTGATTATGGGCCGCAAGGTAG
Protein-coding regions in this window:
- a CDS encoding curli assembly protein CsgG; this translates as MKKAFVIVIALAAIAFIGCSSIDVTISRKTDVSKKMKKVAVLPFDVKGAAWGDEFADAITNQFFKTGKIEVAEREAIEKILKEQNLSMTGIVEDNEQATRVGQLLGADVIIIGRGSALQHSMDGKSIQNLIDTFTLKALSVEKGELLFTVRKEPGSAWDWRYRSKFCLSLSLIWDREDVLVDSSRYDDISKQIVKQVLEAIKEIEDMKKAKAK
- a CDS encoding tetratricopeptide repeat protein, with protein sequence MLRGIIMKRFVCALTLVLALSAAAIASYDEALKLYNDRQYKESLAKIASELSVERDFEQNSPNYELRYLAAHNHWKLGNFDNAILHLKKCADIQKDILDPQIDIALILIDAKRFRDAEASATKALTLQKHPLVYFLLGKVNYGLGNYPKAKEYFEKAIALNPELYIAYNGLGMTLVKMNRYSNANIAFAAAHSIAPASSEILNNLGLSFEYLGKDEDALASYQKATEKNPDNQVIQQNYARLKDKKR